Genomic DNA from Rhodothermales bacterium:
GAGCAGCCTGGAGAATCTGCAGGATCGTTCGATTCTTCAGCAACAGCTGTTGGGCGCCGCGACCTCATCGCGCATTCAGGAAGCCAGTTCGCAGACAAGCGACAACCTGGCGCACCGTGGCAACCTCTATGTGAAGCATACCCTGGCCGAAGGCCACGACCTGCGCCTGCGGGGCAACTTCACGGCTTCCAATTCGGGGCTGGTCAGCGGGGGCTTCCGGGAGACCTTTACCTCGACAGGCCTGACCCAGAACACGGCGCAAACCAGCTACCGGTCCGACGGCAATGTGCTCGGGGGCGATGCGCGCCTCACGTGGCGCAAGCGTCTCGGCTCGAAAGGCACGGCGCTGGTAGGTGAGGCCACAGCCAACCTGAACGACAATGATGCCGAGGCAGGTCTGGCCAACACAACCGGTCTCTTCGAGGCGGGCGATGTGGTCTCCTACGAGGAGATTCTTCAGGAGCAGGAGAACCTGGGCAATACGCTCAGGCAGTCTCAGAAGCTCAGCCTGAGTCAGCCGCTGAAGGGCAAGCGGGTGCTCGAGGCGTCGGTCGAGCGCCGGCAGGTTAACGAGGACCAATCCAAGTCCATTTGGGACACGGTGACGGGGGTGCGTGAGTTGAATGATGCGCTCTCGTCCGGCTTCGACCGCACCTACACCTACTATCAGGGCGGCCTGCGTTTCAACCAGAATCGTGATACCTGGCGCTTTGGCCTGGGTCTCCAGGTTCAGGAGTCGCAGCTGGACGGCACTGTGCTGGACAGGGACGAGACCATCTCCAGCGGGTATACGCACTTCCTGCCCAGCGCCAACGTGCACTACACGTTCCGACAGGGCATGAACATGGACCTGCGCTACAACACGTCGACGCGGGAGCCCTCCATGAACGAACTGCAGCCGTTCGTGGACAACAGCGATCCTCTGAACATCTACGTGGGCAATCCTGCGCTGCGGCCGGAGTACCGGCATTCAGCCGGGCTGCATTTCATGTACTTCGACCAGTTCAGCTTCATCAACCTGTTCGCATTTCTGAACCTGACCTATACCGACAACAAGATCGTGCGTTCACGCACGGTGGATGAGCAGTTCCGTCAGACGGTAACCAGCGTCAATTCCACCGGTGACGACTGGGCCTTCCGCGGGCAGGTCAACTACGGAATGCCCATCCGGCCCATCCGCGCCAAGATCAACCTGTCCAATCGGGCGATGTGGTCGCGCGGACTTGAGTTCATCAATGGCGAAGAGAATGACAGCCGCATTCTGCGCAACACTATTGAAGCCCGCCTGGAGAACCGCAGCAAGGACCTGTTCGACCTCGGCGGTGGTTCGCGTTTCACCATCAATGAGGTGAACTACTCGTTGAACGAGCGCCTGAATCAGAGCTATGTGAACCGCACCTTCTTCGGCGAGGTGACGTGGTATCCGTCGGACACCTGGGAGGTCGGCACCAAGCTCAACTACCGGCTCTATGATCAGGACGTGTTTGGAGCCGGGGAAAATGTCGCGCTCTGGGAAGCGTCCGTGTCCAAGACCCTGCTGAGGCAGCGCGCCGAGGTCCAGCTGGTCGGACTCGACCTGCTGAACCAGAATCAGGGTGTCAACTTCTCCAACGGCTCAACCTACATCCAGGAGGAGCGTATCGAAACGCTGGGTCGCTACCTCATGCTGCGCTTTGTCTACCACCTGTCGGATGTGGGCAATCGCGGAGCAGGTCGTGGGGGCATCGAGATTCACGCAGACTGACTGTGACCGTTCGGGAGCGGAATTGCGCGGTATTCGCCACGCTTCCGTGACAACCCGGGTGACGGATTCGAGGTAGACGGCCCCATTCACCACCGGAGTCCGACCTTGCTTCGTCGCCTGCTGCTCTTCTCGGTTGCCCTGCTCGTGTCGCAGGATGTATTCGCCCAATCGATTCCGGTTACCGGCCGCGTGGTTTCGGCCGATGACGGGCAGCCGCTTGCCGGGGTAAACGTGGCCATATCGCCTCTGTCAGACTCCACCCGTGTGGTCGGTGAGGCTGCCGGAGCAGACGGGCGCTTCCGCGTCATGCTGCGGGAGCCCGGGGTATACCGGATTCGCATCACGTTCGTAGGCTTTGAGCCCGCGCTGCGGGTGCTCTCGATCCCTGAAGAGGGTCGCGAGTTGGATACCGTTCGTCTCGAGGTCCGTGCCGTCGACATGGACGATGTGGTCGTCGAAGCCGTGCAGGATCGCGTGGTGGTCCGGGGTGACACGACCGAATATGCCGCCGGAGCCTATCAGGTGAACCCGGATGCCAACGCAGAGGATCTGCTGGCCAAAATGCCGGGCGTGGTCGTGCGAAATGGACAGGTGGAGGCCGGCGGCGAACAGGTGAGGCGTGTGCTGGTGGACGGCAGGGAGTTCTTCGGAGACGATCCGACCGCCGCCCTGCGCAATCTGCCCTCGGAAGTCATCGACAAGATTCAGGTGTTCGAGCGCATGAGCGATCAGGCGCAGTTCACCGGGTTCGACGATGGAAACGGGGAAATGACGATCAACATCATCACGCGGGCGGACCGTCGAAACGGGCAATTCGGCAAGGTCTACGGTGGCTACGGATCCGAAGACCGGTATCAGGGCGGTGGCAATGTCAACATGTTTGACGACACCCGACGCATCTCCATCATCGGCATGTCCAACAACGTCAACCAGCAGAACTTCTCGACGGAAGATCTGCTCGGCGTTGTAGGCCAGGCCGGCGGTCGGGGAGGCTTCTCTGGCGGGCCCCGCGGCGGCGGCGCGCGCGGCGGCCGAGGTGGAGGCGGCGGGGATCGCGGTGGATTCCGCGGGGGCGGCGGCAACGCACGCGACTTCATGATCGGCGATCAGGGCGGGGTCAACCGCACCAACTCCATCGGCATCAACTACTCCGACGAGTTTGGCGATGCCTTCAAGATGACCGGTTCCTACTTCTTCAATCAGTCTGAGAACACGACGGCCAACTTCCTGGACCGTGAGTACTTCCTGGACGGCGGCGGCAGTCAGTTCTACGACGAGTCGAACGATGCCGCCTCGGACAACATGAACCACCGGTTGTCGATGCGCATGGAGTACACGATCAACGAGCGCAACTCCATCATCTTCACACCCCGTCTTTCGGCCCAGATGAATGACTCGCAGTCGTTCGTGTCGGGACTGAATACGGACGCCGGCGGTGGTCTGCTGAGCGAAACGGTGAACGATTTTCTGACCGAGAACAGCGGCTGGAACGGCTCGGCGAACCTGTTGCTACGGCACCGCTTCACCAAGCGGGGACGCACCCTTTCCCTGAACCTGACGGGGCGCGTCGACGATCGATCCGGGGAGACCCGGCAGGCCTCGGAGAATGTCTTTTACGACGGTACCGCCCAGGACGCGTCGTTTTCACAACTCACCGACAACCTGCAGAGCGGCTACACCGTCGCGACCAGCCTGGTGTATACGGAGCCGGCTGGGGAGCGGGGACAGATTCAGGTCAGCTACCGCCCATCGTTCTCCATGAACGATGCGGATCGTTTGGCCAGCATGTTTGATATCGCGACCGGAGGGTATACCGTGCCCGCGCCGGCCCTGTCGAGCAGGATCGACAATGAGGTGCTGACCCAGCGGGCGGGCGTATCCTACCGATTGCGCATGGACCGCGGGTTTTTCTCGGCGGGGCTTTCGGCGCAGACTGAATCCCTCACGGGCGATCAGGCATTGCCGCGGGTGGCTGAGGTGGACAAGTCCTTCACTTCGCTGCTGCCGCAGGTGATGTTCATGATCGGCGATCGGCGCACCAACAATCTGCGACTGTTCTACCGCACCTCGACCAATACGCCGTCCATCACTCAGCTCCAGGACGTGGTGGACAACAGCAATCCGCTGCAGCTCTCAAGCGGCAACCCCGACCTGGAGCAGAGCTACAGCCACAACCTGGTGGCGCGGTTCAACAAAACGAGCCCGCGGAAGGGCCGGGTCTTCATTGGGTTTGTCAGCTTCCAGGCTGCGCAGAATTTCGTCGGCTCCGAAACCATCGTTGCTGCCACGCAGACACGGCTGGACAACGGCCTAGTACTGGCTCCCGGCTCCCAGTACACGCGGCCGGTAAACCTGGACGGCTACTGGAACGCCCGAAGCTTTTTCACGCTGGGTACCCCGATCGGTCCGCTGAGTAGCAACCTCAACCTGAACGGCGGGCTCAGCGTGTCCAACACGCCGGGTTTGGTCAACGGGCAGTCCAACGATGCGGATGTCCAGGTCATGACCGCCGGGGCTACGCTCGGCTCCAACATCTCCGAGCGCGTGGACTTCACGCTCACGCACGAGTCCACATTCAATACCATCCGCAACAGTGTCTCACCCGAGCTGGATTCGGACTATGTCCAGCATACCTCAGGGGTGCGCATGAACCTCATGCCGAGTGCCAACTGGGTGCTGGAGTCGAGCTTTGCGTACCGGGCGTTTGACGGGCTTGAGGACAGCATCGACAACGCCTCCCTGCTGCTGAATGCAGGCCTGGGCTACAAATTCCTGCAGGGCAACGGGGGCGAGCTTCGGTTTGCCGTGGTCGACATTCTGAACCAGCAGACCAGCGTGGGCCGCTCCGTCAACAGCTTCTACGTGGACGATATGTCCAGCAATGTGCTGGGTCGCTACGTGATGCTGAACTTCACCTATACGCTCAGAAACTACCGGTTCTGATCACTCTTCCTCTTTCTTGATGTTCTTGAGGGAGCGGTCGACAAACAGGTAGTGGAGCAGTCCTGCGGAGCCTCCAGCCACAAAGCCGATGACCGCGGCCGGAAGCGGCGGTCCGGACAGCATGGAAAGCTCAAAGGCGTCGAGTTCCACGAGTATCGCCGAGAGGACCGCGAACACTGCCGCGCCGACCGCTGGCGAAAGGATGCGGTTGAGTACCGCCGGCCCGCGCACGTACTTGCGGGCCAGCATAAAGGACAGGCCTCCCAGGATCCCCGGAACCACGAGCTGTCCGCCCATGGATACCCCCTGGGTGAACGATCCACCTTCAAGGAGGGAGCCTACCACACCGACGCCGCCGAAGACTCCCGCCGCGATTCCGAACAGCTGTGCCTCCCAGCGAGAGGGCGGCTGAATCGAGTTTCTGACAATCAGTGCGCCCATGGCAGCCCCCGCGAAAGCGGCAGGGACCAGCATCAGGGTGCCCCCGGAAGTCCAGGGGATGTCGACGTCTGCAGGCATGGTAGCCAGGGAACCGGCCAGGAAGGTGAAAAGCGGAAAGCCGACCCCCATGCCCAGGGCACCGCGCCACACATCCTTTCCGGGGGTGAGGCGAAATACGGTGACGCCCACTATGGACGCGATGATTGCAGGGAGTACGACCTGACCGCCGGCCGATGTCGCCGGCGCATACGCCCAAGTTTGAATCAATGCAATTGTAACCGTCAGCGCATAGGCTACGGCCACGCAAATGCAGGCGACGACTGGCGCCTTGCTAGGGGATGATATCATGGTGAAGGAGGGGGCTTCACTATATCAAACGTAAAAACCCCCGGAAACCCGCCACCCCGGTAGAAACACGTAGAGGATTTAAGGTTGGCGACCCCGTTCCGGCTGAAACGTGCGGAACTGCCAGCTCAGCGAGAAGAGGACGTGCCGGCCCAGGCGGTTCACGCGCTGCTGGGTAAGGAACAGGCCGTCTTCGGTCTGGCGCAGGGTGTCGCCGGAGTTCAGCAGATCGTTGAACATGACCGTCGCGAAGATCTGCTCGGCAAAAGGTGGACGCCAGATGAGACCGGTATTCAGATTGCTGGTACGGGTATTCCGTCCGGCGCCCGTGCGGTTGTAGGCCGAACCGGTAAAGGAGGCGTTCACGCCCACGCCCTTGCCTGCCTGGAATGTGAACGTGGCGCTCCCCGTATGCGAAGAGTAGCCACGAGCCGGGCTTTGTGGCAGGTCAGAATCGACGGAGGACCAGGAAAACGAATAGTTGGTGTTGGCAAACATGCGACGGGTCATGCGGATGCGCCAGCTCAATCCGCTGCCGAGCGCACGGGTTCGGGCCTCGGACCGGGTTCCGTTGATGGACTCTGGCCGCACACCGACGCTTCCCGAGAAGCGCGCATTAAGGCCGCCGAGCTGACCAAAACGAGCGAGGCCGGTGCTCATCCGCAGCGAATACGCCGTACCGAGGGTCGCGGGCCTGGACAACTGTCCGCCGGCTGGAATGAGTATGCCGAACACCTCGCGATCGGCCGCACCGGCGTACCAGGTTTCCGAGCCTTGCAGGTTCTCGCTCGCTGAGGCTTCCAGGGACACGTTTCCGGTGTAGGACGACTCCGGAATGCGCACGTTTATGCGAAAATCCAGACTGTGGTCGCGCATGGGTCGCAGGTCCGGGTTGCCCACCCGCAGAAACAACGGATTGGAGTTGTCAACGACCTGCTGGAGGTCGTCTGCGGACGGGGACGCCCCCGAAATCGAGTAGCCCATCCGCAGGGAGCCGAAATCGGTGATGCTGACATTTCCGCCGAGGTTTCCGCTGACCACCAGGTCCGATTCACGAAACGCCGGACGGCCGGAGAAATCGTCCTCCAGGCGGCGCACGTTGCTGTTGGCAACCAGTCCGAATTCCAGACCGCGCTGACCCGTGGCAATGCCGTAGTTCAGACTGGCCCCATAGGAATTTGTGGTGCTTCGGTAGTCGGAGGTAAGCGTGGAGTCGAGCGCCAACATGTTGAGTGCCATCCCGGAAAGCGCGCGGCGATCCTCGAAGCGCCCATCGGTGCCTCCACTGACTCCCACGCTCAGATACCTGGTTTCCCCAAGGCGCCGCATGTACCCCACGTCCCCAGACAGCGCCAACGAGCGGTTTTCCGAGTCCGTCTGCGTGATCTCCGCGGGAGCTGCGCCGATGACCGAACTCTGGGAGCCGTCTGTGTGATCGTCGGAGAACGACACGTTGCTGCCGAAAGAAAAGCCGGACCGCTCCCCAGGGTTGTACTGCCAATTCGCGGAAAAACCGCCCGTCACGGACTCGGACCCGAACGCATTGGTGGTTTCGATGCCGCGCGCGACGCCGCTCAGCGGATCCACGGACTGACCACGGAAAGCTCCGTCCGTCCGCGTGCTC
This window encodes:
- a CDS encoding TonB-dependent receptor — protein: MLRRLLLFSVALLVSQDVFAQSIPVTGRVVSADDGQPLAGVNVAISPLSDSTRVVGEAAGADGRFRVMLREPGVYRIRITFVGFEPALRVLSIPEEGRELDTVRLEVRAVDMDDVVVEAVQDRVVVRGDTTEYAAGAYQVNPDANAEDLLAKMPGVVVRNGQVEAGGEQVRRVLVDGREFFGDDPTAALRNLPSEVIDKIQVFERMSDQAQFTGFDDGNGEMTINIITRADRRNGQFGKVYGGYGSEDRYQGGGNVNMFDDTRRISIIGMSNNVNQQNFSTEDLLGVVGQAGGRGGFSGGPRGGGARGGRGGGGGDRGGFRGGGGNARDFMIGDQGGVNRTNSIGINYSDEFGDAFKMTGSYFFNQSENTTANFLDREYFLDGGGSQFYDESNDAASDNMNHRLSMRMEYTINERNSIIFTPRLSAQMNDSQSFVSGLNTDAGGGLLSETVNDFLTENSGWNGSANLLLRHRFTKRGRTLSLNLTGRVDDRSGETRQASENVFYDGTAQDASFSQLTDNLQSGYTVATSLVYTEPAGERGQIQVSYRPSFSMNDADRLASMFDIATGGYTVPAPALSSRIDNEVLTQRAGVSYRLRMDRGFFSAGLSAQTESLTGDQALPRVAEVDKSFTSLLPQVMFMIGDRRTNNLRLFYRTSTNTPSITQLQDVVDNSNPLQLSSGNPDLEQSYSHNLVARFNKTSPRKGRVFIGFVSFQAAQNFVGSETIVAATQTRLDNGLVLAPGSQYTRPVNLDGYWNARSFFTLGTPIGPLSSNLNLNGGLSVSNTPGLVNGQSNDADVQVMTAGATLGSNISERVDFTLTHESTFNTIRNSVSPELDSDYVQHTSGVRMNLMPSANWVLESSFAYRAFDGLEDSIDNASLLLNAGLGYKFLQGNGGELRFAVVDILNQQTSVGRSVNSFYVDDMSSNVLGRYVMLNFTYTLRNYRF
- a CDS encoding TonB-dependent receptor; protein product: MRLIIFSLLVLVTAPDPAAGQVAQLTGRVLEAGFDDGLRGANVLVRQLSDSTRTAGVSTDRRGFYRLELPWTGPTAIRISHVGFRAFADTLQIDGDLDFGVVTLQPEVLDMDAVEVQARRERMVIRGDTVEFFAGGFFVPRYTYAESLIEALPGFEMSGGVVMYLGRPVDRVLIDGKAYYGKDVMTALTTMPIEMIEALQVYDQLPDDRRFSGVDDGSREQVINLVTDPNKRRALLLSVGAGGGSADRYSLDSGLNRMEPPHQLRASIGSENTTTPSDGGIARSNKGSLSYYNTFNERTQVRMTWSANDGINRGTTELTRTFLGNEEPSDAYAEVRTNTSDRLSNTLSGSVSHQTDSHYFSWNPRLLVMSTRTDGAFRGQSVDPLSGVARGIETTNAFGSESVTGGFSANWQYNPGERSGFSFGSNVSFSDDHTDGSQSSVIGAAPAEITQTDSENRSLALSGDVGYMRRLGETRYLSVGVSGGTDGRFEDRRALSGMALNMLALDSTLTSDYRSTTNSYGASLNYGIATGQRGLEFGLVANSNVRRLEDDFSGRPAFRESDLVVSGNLGGNVSITDFGSLRMGYSISGASPSADDLQQVVDNSNPLFLRVGNPDLRPMRDHSLDFRINVRIPESSYTGNVSLEASASENLQGSETWYAGAADREVFGILIPAGGQLSRPATLGTAYSLRMSTGLARFGQLGGLNARFSGSVGVRPESINGTRSEARTRALGSGLSWRIRMTRRMFANTNYSFSWSSVDSDLPQSPARGYSSHTGSATFTFQAGKGVGVNASFTGSAYNRTGAGRNTRTSNLNTGLIWRPPFAEQIFATVMFNDLLNSGDTLRQTEDGLFLTQQRVNRLGRHVLFSLSWQFRTFQPERGRQP
- a CDS encoding TonB-dependent receptor; its protein translation is MRRILLLFVLVAFPLVSHAQSRFDVRGVVVDSAGVGLQGATVVALTKPDSVISKFAVSARDGRFALRRLDPGSYVLQITFVGFQSVEQDLEIADADMELEPIALTESVGELAELVVSTDRIPMLVKTDTLEYVAAAFGVRPNATVEDLLKRLPGIEVEDDGTIKAQGEDVENVLVDGKEFFGNDPRIATRNLPAEAVDKVQVYDKQSDMAEFTGVDDGNEEKTINLELTEDAKRGAFGNITAGFGDTERYDGQANINRFTPTVQLALLANVNNINRQGFGFNEYMQFMGGMGAMMDGGGMMMSSGVPLGNDLSDGFSETLSVGVNASRDFGSRTSIRSSYFLSSLENLQDRSILQQQLLGAATSSRIQEASSQTSDNLAHRGNLYVKHTLAEGHDLRLRGNFTASNSGLVSGGFRETFTSTGLTQNTAQTSYRSDGNVLGGDARLTWRKRLGSKGTALVGEATANLNDNDAEAGLANTTGLFEAGDVVSYEEILQEQENLGNTLRQSQKLSLSQPLKGKRVLEASVERRQVNEDQSKSIWDTVTGVRELNDALSSGFDRTYTYYQGGLRFNQNRDTWRFGLGLQVQESQLDGTVLDRDETISSGYTHFLPSANVHYTFRQGMNMDLRYNTSTREPSMNELQPFVDNSDPLNIYVGNPALRPEYRHSAGLHFMYFDQFSFINLFAFLNLTYTDNKIVRSRTVDEQFRQTVTSVNSTGDDWAFRGQVNYGMPIRPIRAKINLSNRAMWSRGLEFINGEENDSRILRNTIEARLENRSKDLFDLGGGSRFTINEVNYSLNERLNQSYVNRTFFGEVTWYPSDTWEVGTKLNYRLYDQDVFGAGENVALWEASVSKTLLRQRAEVQLVGLDLLNQNQGVNFSNGSTYIQEERIETLGRYLMLRFVYHLSDVGNRGAGRGGIEIHAD